A genomic region of Candidatus Pseudomonas phytovorans contains the following coding sequences:
- a CDS encoding YheV family putative zinc ribbon protein translates to MSEVAVNKTKKRFIAGAVCPACSEPDKLMMWSEDDTPHRECVACGFTDTLNEQGLSVPKELGTRVNHLAPKAAPAKVQTVQFFPNPKLKKPAE, encoded by the coding sequence ATGAGCGAGGTTGCTGTGAACAAGACCAAGAAGCGCTTCATTGCCGGGGCGGTATGCCCGGCATGCAGCGAGCCTGACAAGCTGATGATGTGGAGCGAAGACGACACCCCGCACCGTGAGTGTGTGGCCTGTGGCTTCACCGACACCCTCAACGAGCAGGGCCTGTCGGTGCCCAAGGAGCTTGGCACCCGGGTCAACCACCTGGCACCCAAGGCCGCACCTGCCAAGGTACAGACGGTGCAGTTCTTCCCTAATCCGAAGCTGAAGAAGCCGGCAGAGTAA
- a CDS encoding carbonic anhydrase: MPVKDPSKVVPPVPAESADAALKHIVDGFLRFHHDVFPDQQELFKKLATAQTPRAMFITCADSRIVPELITQSSPGDLFVTRNVGNVVPPYGQMNGGVSSAIEYAVLALKVHHIIICGHSDCGAMRAVLNPHSLDKMPTVGAWLRHAEVARTVVENNCSCGSEHETMQVLTKENVIAQLHHLRTHPSVASRLAAGQLYIHGWVYDIETSRIEAYDAASDSFLPLAAGEPVPCATPRGRY; this comes from the coding sequence ATGCCCGTCAAGGACCCATCCAAGGTCGTTCCGCCGGTCCCCGCGGAAAGCGCCGATGCCGCACTGAAGCATATTGTCGATGGCTTCCTGCGCTTTCACCATGACGTCTTCCCCGATCAGCAAGAGCTGTTCAAGAAGCTCGCCACTGCGCAAACACCGCGCGCCATGTTCATCACCTGCGCCGACTCGCGTATCGTCCCCGAGCTGATCACCCAGAGCTCGCCAGGCGACCTGTTCGTGACCCGTAACGTGGGTAACGTGGTACCGCCATACGGCCAGATGAATGGCGGCGTTTCCAGCGCCATCGAGTACGCCGTACTGGCACTGAAAGTGCACCACATCATCATCTGCGGCCACTCCGACTGCGGCGCGATGCGCGCGGTACTCAACCCGCACTCGCTGGACAAGATGCCCACGGTCGGTGCCTGGTTGCGCCACGCCGAAGTGGCTCGCACCGTGGTCGAGAACAACTGCTCGTGCGGCAGTGAACACGAAACGATGCAGGTGCTGACCAAGGAAAACGTCATCGCCCAGCTGCACCACCTGCGCACCCACCCTTCGGTGGCCTCGCGCCTGGCTGCGGGCCAGCTGTACATCCATGGCTGGGTCTACGACATCGAGACCAGCAGGATCGAAGCCTACGACGCCGCCAGCGACAGCTTCCTGCCCCTGGCTGCTGGCGAGCCGGTCCCCTGCGCGACTCCGAGAGGCCGCTACTAA
- a CDS encoding PA0069 family radical SAM protein has protein sequence MNPPAPLKGRGTAHNPHNRFAPNHSVMEDDGWYQEVPQTQGTEVRSETAKSVISRNTSPDLPFDRSINPYRGCEHGCIYCYARPSHAYWDLSPGLDFETKLIAKTNAAEVLAQQLSKPGYVCAPINLGSNTDPYQPIEREQMLTRRLLEVLLRFRHPVTIVTKGSLVLRDLDLLAEMAKQRLARVMISLTTLDDDLKRVLEPRAASPGARLRAIRVLREAGVPVGVLCSPMIPMINDSELERLLEAAKEAGAQSAAYMMLRLPLEVAPLFEQWLNDHYPQRAAHVLSLIRQSRGGELYDSRFGARMRGEGVFADLLAQRFAKTMKRLDFEGREAQGLDCSAFCPPGGQMALF, from the coding sequence ATGAATCCCCCAGCACCGCTAAAGGGCCGTGGCACGGCACACAACCCTCACAATCGTTTTGCCCCGAACCATTCTGTGATGGAGGACGACGGCTGGTATCAGGAAGTGCCGCAGACCCAGGGCACAGAAGTGCGCAGCGAGACGGCGAAGTCGGTCATCAGCCGCAACACCTCGCCTGATTTACCTTTTGATCGCTCTATAAACCCCTATCGCGGCTGCGAACATGGCTGCATTTACTGCTATGCCCGCCCCTCCCATGCCTATTGGGACCTCTCCCCCGGCCTGGACTTCGAAACCAAGCTGATCGCCAAGACCAATGCCGCCGAAGTGCTCGCCCAACAGCTGAGCAAGCCGGGTTACGTGTGCGCGCCGATCAACCTGGGCTCCAATACCGACCCCTACCAGCCGATCGAGCGCGAGCAGATGCTGACCCGGCGTTTGCTGGAAGTGTTGCTGCGTTTTCGGCACCCGGTGACCATCGTGACCAAGGGCTCGCTGGTGTTGCGCGATCTCGATTTGCTGGCCGAGATGGCCAAGCAGCGCTTGGCGCGGGTGATGATCAGCCTGACCACGCTGGACGATGACCTCAAGCGGGTACTCGAACCCCGCGCTGCGTCACCCGGTGCGCGGTTGCGGGCCATCCGCGTATTGCGCGAAGCGGGCGTGCCGGTGGGGGTGCTGTGTTCGCCGATGATTCCAATGATCAACGACAGTGAGCTGGAGCGTTTGCTGGAGGCGGCCAAGGAGGCAGGCGCACAAAGCGCGGCCTACATGATGTTGCGCCTGCCGCTGGAGGTGGCACCGCTGTTCGAACAGTGGCTGAACGACCACTACCCGCAGCGGGCGGCGCATGTATTGAGCCTGATCCGCCAGAGCCGCGGCGGCGAACTCTATGACAGCCGGTTTGGTGCGCGCATGCGCGGTGAAGGGGTGTTTGCCGATTTGCTGGCGCAGCGCTTTGCCAAAACCATGAAGCGCCTGGATTTTGAAGGCCGCGAGGCGCAGGGGCTGGATTGTTCTGCGTTCTGCCCGCCGGGTGGGCAGATGGCGTTGTTTTAA
- the prlC gene encoding oligopeptidase A translates to MTANNPLLQSHDLPPFSQIRAEHVLPAIEAILADNRKAIAEILEKHGKAPTWAGLVLAMDELNDRLGAAWSPVSHLNAVCNSAELREAYESCLPALSAYSTELGQNRALFDAYQALINSPEAAGFDVAQKTILEHALRDFRLSGIDLSADKQQRYAEVQSKLSELGSRFSNQLLDATQAWTKHVTDEAALAGLTDSAKAQMAAAAQAKGLDGWLITLEFPSYYAVMTYASDRALREELYAAYCTRASDQGPNAGQNDNGPVMQEILGLRQELAELLGYKNYAELSLATKMAESSDQVLSFLRDLAKRSKPFAAQDLEQLKAYAAEQGCPELASWDAGYFGEKLREQRYSVSQEALRAYFPIDKVLGGLFSIVQRLYGIEIAELKGFDSWHPDVRLFEIKENGQHVGRFFFDLYARANKRGGAWMDGARDRRRTAGGQLQSPVANLVCNFTPAAPGKPALLTHDEVTTLFHEFGHGLHHMLTRIEHAGVSGINGVAWDAVELPSQFMENWCWEPEGLALISGHYETGAALPQDLLDKMLAAKNFQSGMMMVRQLEFSLFDFELHATHGDGRSVLQVLEGVRDEVSVMRPPAYNRFPNSFAHIFAGGYAAGYYSYKWAEVLSADAFSRFEEEGVLNAETGRAFREAILARGGSREPMELFVDFRGREPSIDALLRHSGLTESAAA, encoded by the coding sequence GTGACTGCGAACAACCCGCTTCTGCAATCCCACGATCTGCCGCCCTTCTCGCAAATCCGTGCCGAACACGTGTTGCCGGCGATCGAAGCTATCCTGGCCGACAACCGTAAAGCCATTGCCGAGATCCTCGAAAAGCACGGCAAGGCCCCTACCTGGGCTGGCCTGGTGCTGGCGATGGACGAACTGAACGACCGCCTGGGCGCTGCCTGGAGCCCGGTCAGCCACCTCAATGCGGTGTGCAACAGCGCCGAGCTGCGTGAGGCCTACGAGTCGTGCCTGCCGGCGCTGAGCGCCTACTCTACCGAACTGGGCCAGAACCGTGCGCTGTTCGACGCCTACCAGGCGTTGATCAACAGCCCTGAAGCCGCCGGTTTCGATGTGGCACAAAAGACGATTCTCGAGCACGCCCTGCGTGACTTCCGTCTGTCGGGTATCGACCTGTCGGCGGACAAGCAGCAGCGCTACGCCGAAGTGCAAAGCAAGCTCAGCGAGCTGGGCAGCCGCTTCTCCAACCAATTGCTCGACGCCACCCAGGCCTGGACCAAGCACGTTACCGATGAAGCTGCACTGGCCGGCCTGACCGACTCGGCCAAGGCGCAGATGGCGGCCGCTGCCCAGGCCAAGGGCCTCGACGGTTGGCTGATTACACTGGAATTCCCCAGCTACTACGCGGTGATGACCTACGCCAGCGACCGCGCCCTGCGTGAAGAGCTGTATGCCGCCTACTGCACCCGCGCTTCGGACCAGGGCCCCAACGCCGGCCAGAACGACAATGGCCCGGTGATGCAGGAAATCCTTGGCCTGCGCCAGGAGCTGGCCGAACTGCTGGGCTACAAGAACTACGCCGAGCTGAGCCTGGCCACCAAGATGGCCGAGTCCAGCGACCAGGTGCTGAGCTTCCTGCGTGACCTGGCCAAGCGTTCCAAGCCGTTTGCCGCCCAGGATCTGGAGCAGTTGAAGGCCTACGCTGCTGAGCAAGGCTGCCCTGAACTGGCCAGCTGGGACGCCGGCTACTTTGGCGAGAAGCTGCGCGAGCAGCGCTACAGCGTGTCGCAGGAAGCCCTGCGCGCCTACTTCCCGATCGACAAGGTGCTGGGTGGCTTGTTCAGCATCGTGCAGCGCCTTTACGGCATCGAAATCGCCGAGCTCAAGGGTTTCGACAGCTGGCATCCGGATGTACGCCTGTTCGAGATCAAGGAAAACGGCCAGCACGTCGGCCGCTTCTTCTTCGACCTGTACGCCCGCGCAAACAAGCGTGGCGGTGCCTGGATGGACGGCGCCCGAGACCGCCGCCGCACGGCCGGTGGCCAGCTGCAGAGCCCGGTGGCCAACCTGGTGTGCAACTTCACCCCGGCTGCGCCCGGCAAGCCTGCGCTGCTGACGCACGACGAAGTCACCACCCTGTTCCACGAATTCGGCCACGGCCTGCACCATATGCTGACCCGCATCGAGCATGCCGGTGTATCCGGTATCAACGGCGTGGCGTGGGACGCGGTCGAACTGCCAAGCCAGTTCATGGAAAACTGGTGCTGGGAGCCGGAAGGCCTGGCATTGATCTCCGGCCATTACGAAACCGGCGCCGCCCTGCCCCAGGATTTGCTGGACAAGATGTTGGCGGCGAAAAACTTCCAGTCGGGCATGATGATGGTGCGCCAGCTGGAATTCTCGCTGTTCGACTTCGAACTGCATGCCACCCATGGTGACGGCCGCAGTGTGTTGCAGGTGCTAGAAGGCGTTCGCGACGAGGTATCGGTCATGCGCCCACCGGCCTACAACCGCTTCCCTAACAGCTTTGCGCACATCTTCGCTGGCGGTTATGCGGCGGGTTACTACAGCTACAAGTGGGCCGAGGTGCTGTCGGCAGACGCCTTCTCGCGTTTTGAGGAAGAAGGCGTGCTGAATGCCGAAACCGGCCGCGCGTTCCGTGAGGCGATCCTGGCCCGCGGTGGTTCGCGTGAACCCATGGAGCTGTTTGTCGACTTCCGTGGGCGTGAGCCTTCCATCGATGCGTTGCTGCGCCACAGTGGCCTCACCGAGAGCGCTGCGGCATGA
- a CDS encoding SulP family inorganic anion transporter yields MNITQLKAALPRELLASVVVFLVALPLCMGIAIASGMPPAKGLITGIIGGIVVGFLAGSPLQVSGPAAGLAVLVFELVRQHGMAMLGPILLLAGLLQLLAGRLRLGCWFRVTAPAVVYGMLAGIGVLIVLSQVHVMFDTAPQPSGLQNLLEFPSTVAAALPQESTGSGWMAGALGLGTIAIMWGWERLRPQRLRFVPGALLGVAAMTVTSMWLALPVNRVQVPADLSEAIDWIRPDDLMQLADPTLLVAAFALAFIASAETLLSAAAVDRMHSGQRSDFDRELSAQGIGNMLCGVLGALPMTGVIVRSSANVQAGAQTRASAIFHGLWLLAFVVVLSSVLQQIPVASLAGVLVFTGIKLVDFKAFRGLGRYGRMPMFTYAATALAIIFTDLLTGVLLGFALTLLKLAFKAARLKINLVNLEKLGHMELRLSGAATFLKVPALTQVLDGVPAGTTLHVPLGNLSYIDHSCLELLEDWHRSNAANGSRLLIEQRRLKRRIEGRLRTTAGVGA; encoded by the coding sequence GTGAACATTACACAGTTGAAAGCGGCCCTGCCGCGTGAGTTGCTGGCGTCGGTGGTGGTCTTTCTGGTGGCGCTGCCATTGTGCATGGGTATCGCGATTGCCTCGGGTATGCCGCCGGCAAAAGGCCTGATTACCGGCATTATCGGCGGCATTGTGGTGGGTTTCCTCGCCGGTTCGCCGTTGCAGGTCAGTGGCCCGGCCGCTGGCCTGGCAGTTCTGGTGTTCGAGCTGGTGCGCCAGCATGGCATGGCCATGCTCGGGCCGATCCTGTTGCTGGCCGGGCTGCTGCAGCTGCTGGCAGGGCGCCTGCGCCTGGGTTGCTGGTTCCGCGTCACTGCGCCAGCTGTGGTTTACGGCATGCTGGCGGGGATTGGTGTGCTGATCGTGTTGTCGCAGGTGCATGTGATGTTCGATACGGCGCCGCAGCCTTCCGGTTTGCAGAACCTGCTGGAGTTCCCGTCCACGGTTGCCGCAGCCCTGCCACAGGAAAGCACAGGCTCCGGCTGGATGGCCGGTGCGCTGGGCCTTGGCACCATTGCCATCATGTGGGGTTGGGAGCGCTTGCGGCCGCAGCGGCTGCGCTTCGTCCCTGGCGCCCTGCTGGGTGTTGCAGCCATGACGGTCACCAGTATGTGGCTGGCCTTGCCGGTAAACCGCGTGCAGGTGCCGGCAGACCTGTCCGAGGCCATCGACTGGATCCGCCCGGATGACCTGATGCAACTGGCCGACCCTACCTTGCTGGTCGCCGCCTTTGCCCTGGCCTTCATTGCCAGCGCCGAAACTTTGCTGTCGGCCGCGGCCGTAGACCGCATGCACAGTGGCCAGCGTTCGGACTTCGACCGTGAACTGTCCGCGCAAGGTATTGGCAACATGCTCTGTGGGGTACTGGGTGCGCTGCCGATGACGGGCGTGATCGTGCGCAGTTCGGCCAACGTACAGGCTGGGGCGCAGACGCGGGCATCGGCAATCTTCCACGGCCTGTGGCTGTTGGCTTTCGTGGTGGTGCTGAGCAGCGTGCTGCAGCAGATTCCGGTGGCGAGCCTGGCGGGTGTGCTGGTGTTTACCGGGATCAAGCTGGTTGACTTCAAAGCGTTCCGTGGCCTGGGCCGTTATGGCCGCATGCCGATGTTCACTTATGCGGCGACGGCGTTGGCGATCATCTTCACCGACCTGCTGACCGGCGTGCTGCTGGGCTTTGCGCTGACCTTGCTGAAGCTGGCGTTCAAGGCGGCGCGGCTGAAGATCAACCTGGTGAACCTGGAAAAGCTTGGGCACATGGAGCTGCGGCTCAGCGGTGCGGCGACGTTCCTCAAGGTACCGGCGCTGACCCAGGTGCTTGATGGCGTGCCAGCAGGGACCACGTTGCATGTGCCGCTGGGTAACTTGAGCTATATCGACCACTCGTGCCTTGAGTTGCTGGAGGATTGGCACCGAAGTAATGCTGCAAACGGGTCGCGGTTGTTGATCGAGCAGCGGCGGTTGAAGCGGCGGATCGAGGGGCGGTTGCGGACTACGGCGGGGGTTGGGGCCTGA
- a CDS encoding gamma carbonic anhydrase family protein → MAIRSFQQHTPKVGLRAFVDRSAVVLGDVEIGEDSSIWPMTVVRGDMHRIRIGERTSVQDASVLHITHAGPFNPDGFPLIIGDEVTIGHKVMLHGCTLGNRILVGMGSTIMDGAIVEDEVIIGAGSLVPPGKRLVSGYLYMGSPVKQARLLNDKERAFFSYSAGNYVKLKDQHLAEGYDQPE, encoded by the coding sequence ATGGCCATCCGAAGCTTCCAGCAACACACTCCGAAAGTTGGACTGCGTGCCTTCGTCGACCGTTCGGCGGTGGTGCTGGGCGACGTGGAGATCGGTGAAGACAGCTCGATCTGGCCCATGACCGTGGTGCGCGGTGACATGCACCGCATCCGCATCGGTGAGCGCACCAGCGTGCAGGACGCCAGCGTGCTGCACATCACCCACGCCGGCCCGTTCAACCCGGACGGCTTCCCGCTGATCATCGGCGACGAGGTGACCATCGGCCACAAAGTGATGCTGCATGGCTGCACGCTGGGTAACCGCATTCTGGTCGGCATGGGCAGCACAATCATGGATGGCGCCATCGTCGAGGACGAAGTGATCATCGGTGCCGGCAGCCTGGTACCACCGGGCAAGCGCCTGGTCAGTGGTTACCTGTACATGGGCAGCCCGGTGAAACAGGCCCGGCTGCTGAACGACAAAGAGCGCGCGTTCTTCTCCTACAGCGCCGGCAACTACGTGAAGCTCAAGGACCAGCACCTGGCCGAAGGCTACGACCAACCGGAATAA